The following coding sequences are from one Microbacterium wangchenii window:
- a CDS encoding glycosyltransferase, producing the protein MAKYERKSVRDGHTPLIVSVTKYIPYDGIPHAGGQYAKDHFDALSGIARLVAVAPSTTANRDAATRPGAPPEVVLIEGTGLLRAGRAKLLTDLASAWRGSDAQGFFRRATATPEWPWQLIADADVVEFQWSEMASLAPLIRARFPEKPLVIVAHDVITQRWNRAAGATKNPLARTAYSVAARRSATREHADFSAADRIVVFSEKDAALVRELAPAAHPVVVAPGFRLGSTPAEGSEEEPVVLFTGALGRPDNDRAVRWFLQKVWPRVIEQVGDARFVAAGSGPGRGLRRLVAKSHRAELTGFVPSLDPYYAAARVFVAPVLTGAGVKFKTVDALVRGLPIVATPVGAEGIEREDVFVGVTDDPVRFADLVVAALRGAHAERAAAGGQWAAEVYGMDAFGRRVRALYGQLMPDRLA; encoded by the coding sequence CACACTCCGTTGATCGTCAGCGTCACGAAGTATATCCCGTACGACGGCATCCCCCACGCGGGCGGGCAGTATGCGAAGGATCATTTCGACGCGCTCTCCGGGATCGCGCGGCTCGTCGCGGTGGCACCCTCCACGACGGCCAACCGCGACGCCGCGACGCGGCCGGGAGCGCCCCCGGAGGTCGTTCTCATCGAAGGGACAGGCCTTCTCCGCGCCGGGCGGGCGAAGCTGCTGACCGACCTCGCCTCGGCCTGGCGGGGGAGTGACGCGCAAGGGTTCTTCCGACGCGCGACCGCGACGCCGGAATGGCCGTGGCAGCTGATCGCCGACGCCGACGTGGTCGAATTCCAGTGGTCGGAGATGGCGTCGCTCGCGCCGCTGATCCGAGCGCGATTCCCGGAGAAGCCACTTGTGATCGTGGCGCACGACGTCATCACCCAGCGGTGGAACCGCGCCGCCGGCGCGACGAAGAACCCGCTGGCGCGGACCGCCTACTCCGTGGCGGCGCGGCGCAGCGCCACCCGTGAGCACGCCGACTTCTCGGCGGCCGACCGCATCGTGGTCTTCAGCGAGAAGGACGCGGCGCTGGTGCGCGAGCTCGCTCCCGCCGCACACCCGGTCGTGGTGGCGCCCGGCTTCCGCCTCGGCTCGACGCCCGCCGAGGGAAGCGAGGAAGAACCCGTCGTGCTCTTCACGGGTGCGCTCGGCAGGCCCGACAACGACCGGGCGGTGCGCTGGTTCCTGCAGAAGGTGTGGCCGCGCGTGATCGAGCAGGTCGGCGATGCCCGATTCGTCGCTGCCGGATCCGGCCCGGGACGCGGTCTGCGGCGCCTGGTGGCGAAATCCCACCGGGCCGAACTCACCGGCTTCGTCCCTTCTTTGGACCCCTACTACGCGGCGGCGCGGGTGTTCGTCGCACCGGTGCTCACGGGGGCAGGCGTGAAGTTCAAGACGGTCGACGCGCTCGTGCGTGGGCTCCCCATCGTGGCCACTCCCGTGGGTGCCGAGGGCATCGAGCGGGAGGACGTCTTCGTGGGAGTCACCGACGACCCCGTCCGGTTCGCGGACCTCGTCGTGGCGGCTCTGCGCGGCGCACATGCGGAGCGTGCCGCAGCGGGAGGGCAGTGGGCGGCAGAGGTGTACGGCATGGATGCGTTCGGCCGGCGGGTGCGGGCGCTGTACGGTCAGCTGATGCCCGATCGGCTCGCCTAG
- a CDS encoding glycosyltransferase: MNPAGLARVVATIPVFRAPSDLPARVRALRQQVAAVVLVDDGSGSLPSAAFDLPGVVQVALEANSGIAHALNVAVERARGLDATHILTLDQDSTVPDGYVARMLAALQSRADSGRLVAGAVPSSAGGAAVLRDMDDVPFDPIQSGQLIPLAVLDAVGPFAEELFIDAVDSDFWLRADALGYSFAVVDEAEIEHGLGELQPIRIFGRQLVLAGKPRHVLYHSPFRTYYMVRNSTVLNRRYAHHRPQWMRRRSRKMFEMVAGCIVLSADRRSQLRAVRAGRRDARRGVLGKIDPATLEWIMAPSRARR, from the coding sequence ATGAACCCAGCCGGACTTGCGCGCGTGGTCGCCACGATCCCCGTCTTCCGCGCCCCCAGCGACCTGCCCGCCCGAGTAAGGGCCCTGCGGCAGCAGGTGGCTGCGGTGGTGCTCGTCGACGACGGCAGCGGCTCCCTCCCCTCTGCCGCGTTCGACCTTCCGGGCGTCGTACAGGTGGCACTGGAGGCGAACTCCGGAATCGCTCACGCGCTCAACGTCGCAGTCGAGAGGGCCCGCGGCCTGGACGCCACCCACATTCTCACGCTGGACCAGGATTCCACCGTGCCCGACGGGTACGTCGCCCGCATGCTCGCTGCGCTGCAGTCGCGTGCCGACAGCGGGCGGCTCGTCGCGGGCGCCGTGCCCTCCTCGGCCGGCGGGGCCGCGGTGCTGCGCGACATGGACGACGTGCCTTTCGACCCCATCCAGTCCGGTCAGCTCATCCCGCTCGCGGTCCTGGACGCGGTGGGTCCCTTCGCCGAGGAGCTGTTCATCGACGCCGTCGACTCCGACTTCTGGCTGCGAGCAGATGCACTCGGCTATTCGTTCGCCGTTGTCGACGAAGCGGAGATCGAGCACGGGCTGGGGGAGCTGCAACCGATCCGGATCTTCGGACGGCAGCTCGTGCTCGCCGGCAAACCCCGGCACGTGCTGTACCACTCGCCGTTCCGGACGTACTACATGGTGCGCAACAGCACTGTCCTGAACCGTCGCTACGCCCATCACCGGCCGCAGTGGATGCGGCGACGCAGCCGCAAGATGTTCGAGATGGTGGCGGGCTGCATCGTCCTCTCCGCCGACCGTCGATCGCAACTGCGGGCGGTACGCGCTGGGCGCCGTGACGCGCGGCGGGGCGTGCTGGGCAAGATCGACCCCGCCACGCTCGAGTGGATCATGGCGCCCTCGAGGGCGCGTCGATGA
- a CDS encoding lipopolysaccharide biosynthesis protein — translation MTRLGALLRHELLRRSILFAAPILASTVVGVFSIPVLVATVGARQWAVLVVLQSIGQFFAILVAFGWGATGPSMVAARPRHERRQFYLDSLVARGVVFVVAIPLAAVLGMLVTGQGLVNALLSAVAYAAPGIGAAWYFIGGNRPAALFFLDALPLIVGQVAGLVAVLMWPDLTAYLAGVAAFAVLGSILSAGYVLTRADDGPLSWRARRSLGSLYSSQLGGTATMVSGSIYSTLPPTLVQIVAPAVLPVYAIADRLYKYAVLALGPILQAVQSWVPETAGEQTRRRARRTLELGAAIGLVGGLCIAVLSPPVSSFLTVGEVRIPVVAAILLGLAFAAEAVAQVAGLAGLVALGGVRHLAWSSIAAAIVGLPLFAALTWWLGVVGAAAAMLLVALGTAAYRAWHVIRLARLADQGHPRPAE, via the coding sequence ATGACCAGGCTCGGCGCCCTCCTGCGCCACGAGCTTCTGCGCCGAAGCATCCTGTTCGCCGCACCGATCCTCGCCTCGACGGTGGTGGGCGTCTTCTCCATCCCGGTCCTCGTCGCCACCGTGGGAGCGCGGCAGTGGGCCGTCCTGGTCGTCCTGCAGTCGATCGGACAGTTCTTCGCGATCCTCGTCGCCTTCGGGTGGGGGGCGACCGGCCCCAGTATGGTGGCTGCGCGTCCACGACACGAGCGCCGGCAGTTCTACCTCGACTCCCTCGTGGCCCGGGGTGTCGTGTTCGTGGTCGCCATCCCGCTTGCGGCGGTGCTCGGCATGCTCGTGACCGGACAGGGGCTTGTGAACGCGTTGCTCAGCGCCGTGGCCTACGCTGCGCCGGGCATCGGGGCGGCGTGGTATTTCATCGGCGGCAACCGTCCGGCCGCACTGTTCTTCTTGGACGCCCTGCCCTTGATCGTCGGGCAGGTCGCCGGTCTGGTGGCCGTCCTGATGTGGCCCGACCTGACCGCCTACCTCGCCGGAGTGGCGGCCTTCGCCGTGCTGGGGTCGATCCTGTCGGCCGGCTACGTCCTCACGCGAGCCGATGACGGTCCGCTTTCGTGGCGCGCCCGCCGCTCGCTGGGTTCCCTCTACTCCTCGCAGCTGGGCGGGACGGCGACCATGGTCTCGGGGAGCATCTACTCCACGCTGCCCCCGACTCTGGTGCAGATCGTGGCGCCGGCAGTGCTGCCCGTCTACGCCATCGCCGACCGGCTGTACAAGTACGCCGTCCTGGCGCTCGGCCCCATCCTGCAGGCCGTGCAGAGCTGGGTGCCGGAGACGGCGGGGGAGCAGACCCGCCGCCGGGCGCGTCGCACGCTGGAACTGGGCGCGGCGATCGGGCTGGTCGGCGGCCTCTGCATCGCGGTCCTGTCTCCCCCGGTCTCCTCCTTCCTGACCGTGGGGGAGGTGCGGATCCCCGTCGTCGCCGCCATCCTGCTCGGACTGGCCTTCGCGGCGGAGGCCGTGGCTCAGGTGGCAGGCCTGGCCGGGCTCGTCGCGTTGGGGGGAGTGCGCCATCTCGCGTGGTCCTCGATCGCCGCCGCCATCGTTGGGCTACCACTGTTCGCCGCCCTCACGTGGTGGCTGGGTGTCGTCGGCGCAGCCGCGGCCATGCTCCTGGTCGCCCTGGGCACCGCCGCATACCGTGCGTGGCATGTCATCCGCCTGGCGCGGCTGGCCGACCAGGGCCACCCACGGCCGGCCGAATAG
- the glf gene encoding UDP-galactopyranose mutase, translated as MDLLIVGSGFFGLTIAERAAAAGRQVTVIDRRHHIGGNAYSEDEPETGIEVHRYGAHLFHTSNPTVWEYVNRFTDFTSYVHRVYTNHENVVYPLPINLGTINQFFTAAFSPDEARALIHQQAGEFDPKKATNLEERAIGLIGRPLYEAFIRDYTAKQWQTDPTNLPAEVISRLPVRYTYDNRYFNDTWEGLPVDGYTAWLERMADHPRIDVKLNVDFFDETQPLHKAATVGQVPVVYTGPVDRYFDYTEGALSWRTLDFEEEVLQVGDFQGTSVMNYADADIPYTRIHEFKHFHPERADRYPADKTVIMREYSRFATRDDEPYYPVNTPEDRAGLLAYRELSKGEKGVHFGGRLGTYQYLDMHMAIGSALSMWNNHLA; from the coding sequence ATGGATCTCCTCATCGTCGGATCGGGCTTCTTCGGCCTCACGATCGCCGAGCGCGCGGCAGCCGCCGGCCGTCAGGTCACGGTGATCGACCGTCGTCACCACATCGGCGGCAACGCCTACAGCGAGGACGAGCCGGAGACGGGGATCGAAGTGCACCGGTACGGAGCGCACCTCTTCCACACCTCCAATCCGACGGTGTGGGAGTACGTCAACCGATTCACCGACTTCACGTCGTACGTGCACCGGGTGTACACCAATCATGAGAACGTCGTGTACCCGCTGCCGATCAATCTCGGGACGATCAACCAGTTCTTCACCGCCGCGTTCTCGCCGGACGAAGCGCGTGCGCTGATCCACCAGCAGGCGGGGGAGTTCGACCCGAAGAAGGCAACGAACCTCGAGGAGCGCGCCATCGGCCTGATCGGGCGCCCGCTGTACGAGGCGTTCATCCGCGACTACACGGCGAAGCAGTGGCAGACGGACCCCACGAACCTCCCCGCCGAGGTCATCTCGCGCCTCCCGGTCCGCTACACCTATGACAACCGGTACTTCAACGACACGTGGGAGGGACTTCCCGTCGACGGCTACACGGCGTGGCTCGAGCGGATGGCCGACCACCCGCGCATCGACGTCAAGCTGAACGTCGACTTCTTCGACGAGACCCAGCCGCTGCACAAGGCGGCGACCGTGGGACAGGTCCCCGTCGTGTACACCGGCCCCGTCGACCGCTACTTCGACTACACCGAAGGCGCGCTGTCGTGGCGGACCCTCGACTTCGAGGAGGAGGTGCTGCAAGTGGGCGACTTCCAGGGCACGAGTGTCATGAACTATGCCGACGCCGACATCCCGTACACCCGCATCCACGAGTTCAAGCACTTCCACCCCGAGCGGGCCGACCGTTACCCCGCCGACAAGACGGTCATCATGCGCGAGTACTCGCGTTTCGCGACGCGAGACGACGAACCGTACTACCCGGTGAACACGCCCGAGGACCGCGCCGGGCTCCTGGCCTACCGCGAGCTCAGCAAGGGGGAGAAGGGCGTCCACTTCGGGGGACGGCTGGGGACCTACCAGTACCTGGACATGCACATGGCGATCGGATCGGCGCTCTCGATGTGGAACAACCACCTCGCCTGA
- a CDS encoding ABC transporter permease, whose product MTTAVGAPGSARRYLHSLWLLSARDLRVRYATSALGYLWSVLDPLVMSLIYWFVFTQIFQRTVGEQPYILFLITALLPWVWFNSAVTDFTRAFNKDARLVRSTAIPRTIWVNRIVLSKGIEFLFSLPVLVLFAVLGGATVGWGLLWFPLGVLLMAILLVGLGLIVAPLCVLFADLERTTRLVLRALFYASPIIYGVADLPSGFSWLAVCNPLAGIFTLFRAGFFPGQWDGAAVISSAVISVVLLGAGLLLFRRLERPLLKEL is encoded by the coding sequence GTGACCACCGCCGTCGGCGCACCCGGATCCGCCCGGCGCTACCTCCACTCCCTATGGCTTCTGTCGGCGCGCGACCTGCGAGTGCGGTACGCCACCAGCGCCCTGGGCTACCTGTGGTCGGTGCTGGATCCGCTCGTGATGAGCCTGATCTACTGGTTCGTCTTCACTCAGATCTTCCAGCGCACGGTCGGAGAGCAGCCGTACATCCTGTTCCTCATCACCGCGCTGCTTCCCTGGGTGTGGTTCAACTCCGCGGTGACCGACTTCACGAGGGCCTTCAACAAGGACGCCCGACTCGTGCGGTCCACCGCCATTCCGCGGACGATCTGGGTCAACCGGATCGTGCTCAGCAAGGGCATCGAGTTCCTCTTCTCCCTCCCGGTCCTCGTGCTGTTCGCCGTTCTCGGCGGGGCGACGGTGGGATGGGGGCTCCTGTGGTTCCCGCTGGGCGTGCTGCTGATGGCAATACTCCTGGTCGGACTCGGTCTCATCGTGGCGCCACTGTGCGTGCTCTTCGCCGACCTCGAGCGCACCACACGCCTCGTCCTGCGCGCGTTGTTCTATGCGTCGCCCATCATCTACGGCGTCGCCGACCTGCCCAGCGGCTTCTCCTGGCTGGCGGTGTGCAACCCCCTCGCCGGGATCTTCACCCTCTTCCGGGCGGGGTTCTTCCCCGGTCAGTGGGACGGCGCCGCCGTCATCAGCTCCGCGGTGATCTCCGTCGTCCTGCTCGGCGCCGGGCTCCTGCTCTTCCGGCGGCTGGAGCGGCCCCTCCTGAAGGAACTGTGA
- a CDS encoding ABC transporter ATP-binding protein, with translation MSTNDLAIQARDLGVRFRRNKRGKRTIKDLFAGSTRRTRPGEFWALRNVTFDVRHGESIGVVGRNGQGKSTLLKLVAGVLIPDEGGVTVHGGVAPLIEITGGFVGDLSVRENVRLAAGLRGMSRAEVNRRFDGIIDFAEIRDFVDTPYKHLSNGMKVRLAFSVVSQLDEPILLVDEVLAVGDRAFREKCYRRIDELLAEGRTLFFVSHNEKDLRRFCTRGLYLDKGTLAMDAPIAEVLDRYNADYATG, from the coding sequence ATGAGCACGAACGATCTGGCGATCCAGGCGCGCGACCTCGGCGTGCGCTTCCGCCGGAACAAGCGCGGCAAGCGGACGATCAAGGACCTGTTCGCCGGCTCCACGCGGCGCACGCGCCCGGGGGAGTTCTGGGCCCTCCGCAACGTGACCTTCGATGTGCGACACGGTGAGTCGATCGGTGTCGTCGGACGCAATGGGCAGGGGAAGTCCACCCTGCTGAAGCTCGTGGCAGGCGTTCTCATCCCGGACGAAGGCGGCGTGACCGTCCACGGCGGCGTCGCCCCGCTCATCGAGATCACCGGCGGCTTCGTCGGCGACCTGTCGGTGCGGGAGAACGTGCGGCTGGCCGCGGGGCTGCGTGGCATGTCGCGCGCCGAGGTCAACCGCCGCTTCGACGGGATCATCGACTTCGCCGAGATCCGCGACTTCGTCGACACGCCGTACAAACACCTGTCGAACGGCATGAAGGTGCGTCTGGCGTTCTCCGTCGTGTCGCAGCTGGACGAACCGATCCTGCTGGTCGACGAGGTTCTCGCCGTCGGTGACCGGGCATTCCGCGAGAAGTGCTATCGCCGCATCGACGAACTGCTGGCGGAGGGGCGAACGCTCTTCTTCGTCAGCCACAACGAGAAGGATCTCCGTCGCTTCTGCACGCGAGGGCTCTACCTCGACAAGGGGACCCTCGCGATGGACGCGCCGATCGCCGAGGTGCTCGACCGTTACAACGCCGACTACGCGACCGGCTGA
- a CDS encoding glycosyltransferase family 2 protein, whose translation MSDAAAPFSPSSATIAVVTYNRSALLTRLLESIERMDPKPGHVVIVDNASVDDTADVVESFRERVGTQLVYRRLETNTGGSGGFSEGMRVAYELGSEWIWLMDDDVEVIPDGLARMGKWAPRFRSIQGRRYDYDGSEFYWQYRIAESMGIPIPFAPAGFDASGYKEMNSGCFEGMFIHRDIVAKIGLPDPRFFIYWDDQLYGWLASRHTTSVIVDEFVLRRTREIKQWDMGIRHMNASSDAYRYYIMRNRALIKQYYRALGVYRPVPFAAGTALTFVKELIRLLAVERTVRGTSHLFRGLRDGGRIARDRSWKPMPPLTASQPVA comes from the coding sequence GTGAGCGACGCGGCCGCCCCCTTCTCACCGTCCTCGGCGACCATCGCGGTCGTCACGTACAACCGGTCGGCTCTCCTGACGCGCCTGCTGGAGAGTATCGAGCGGATGGACCCCAAGCCGGGCCACGTGGTCATAGTCGACAACGCCTCCGTGGACGACACGGCTGACGTCGTCGAGTCGTTCCGGGAGCGCGTCGGCACTCAGCTCGTCTACCGCAGGCTCGAGACGAACACCGGCGGCTCCGGCGGATTCAGCGAGGGCATGCGCGTGGCCTACGAGCTGGGCTCGGAGTGGATCTGGCTCATGGACGACGATGTCGAGGTGATCCCCGACGGCCTCGCCCGTATGGGGAAGTGGGCGCCGCGGTTCCGCAGCATCCAGGGGCGCCGTTACGACTACGACGGCAGTGAGTTCTACTGGCAGTACCGCATCGCCGAGTCCATGGGCATCCCGATCCCCTTCGCGCCGGCCGGGTTCGATGCATCCGGATACAAGGAGATGAACTCCGGCTGCTTCGAGGGCATGTTCATCCACCGCGACATCGTCGCGAAGATCGGCCTCCCCGACCCGCGGTTCTTCATCTACTGGGACGACCAGCTGTACGGGTGGCTCGCCTCCCGCCACACGACGTCGGTCATCGTGGACGAGTTCGTTCTGCGCCGCACGCGCGAGATCAAGCAGTGGGACATGGGCATCCGCCACATGAACGCCTCGAGCGATGCGTACCGGTACTACATCATGCGCAACCGCGCGCTCATCAAGCAGTACTACCGCGCGCTGGGCGTGTACCGTCCGGTTCCGTTCGCGGCCGGCACCGCCCTCACCTTCGTCAAGGAGCTCATTCGGCTGCTGGCCGTCGAGCGGACCGTGCGCGGCACGAGCCACCTCTTCCGGGGGCTGCGGGACGGCGGGCGCATCGCGCGGGATCGCTCGTGGAAGCCGATGCCGCCGCTGACCGCGTCTCAGCCGGTCGCGTAG
- a CDS encoding glycosyltransferase — MILPLDRDPDLLPLYIDAETWSIIDEDPVRVSDRAHVGNVLDRTTLRIPGGERVSFGTYFNAFPASYWQHWTPVRRVRLTVRLSGGATVLVYRSNGGGTPQRMESAHLPGEADEGGELSFDLEVTRFSDGGWMWFDVVADGDDVEVRGAEWTTDQEPRERGLASIGMTTYNKPDYCVQTLRSLADAPDVLELIDRVFVVDQGDQLVSDEPGYGEVAERLGDTLAILRQANLGGSGGFSRAMSESLERPDTAFVQLLDDDVIIEPESLRRSIMFGRFASRPLLVGGHMFDLLDRPKLHAWAEVVDERPFMWRNLFQERMPHHFGEANLRQSPMLHMRMDADYNGWWMCLIPTEVIRRVGLAMPAFIKWDDAEFCLRAREAGFPTVSLPGAALWHVSWLGKDDAIDWQAYFHARNRLVAALLHSNAPRGGTLLRHSRRIDLKHLMMMQYYPVALRMRALRDVLSGPQHMWPTLATAMPAARALAADFPETRIHKGTDSILQARHGRQVFRRLRRNTFDSPTGLRLRWFTLGTLIKHWFHVPRPENLETPEVEFGKGDANWWRLPRYDSALVSSADGSGKNVYVRDRAAYRRMLMDTLVLHWQLKRQWRRLASEYRRALPDLVSLESWRSYLQDPR, encoded by the coding sequence GTGATTCTCCCGCTCGACCGGGACCCCGACCTCCTCCCGCTGTACATCGACGCGGAGACCTGGTCCATCATCGACGAGGACCCGGTCCGAGTCAGCGATCGCGCCCACGTGGGCAACGTGCTCGACCGCACGACGCTCCGGATCCCCGGGGGGGAGCGCGTGTCCTTCGGAACGTATTTCAACGCTTTCCCGGCATCGTACTGGCAGCACTGGACGCCGGTCCGACGGGTCCGATTGACCGTGCGGCTCTCAGGCGGCGCGACCGTGCTGGTGTACCGATCCAACGGTGGGGGGACGCCGCAGCGGATGGAATCAGCCCATCTGCCTGGTGAAGCCGACGAGGGCGGAGAGCTCTCGTTCGACCTGGAGGTGACGCGGTTCAGCGACGGCGGCTGGATGTGGTTCGACGTCGTGGCCGACGGCGACGACGTCGAGGTGCGAGGCGCGGAGTGGACCACGGATCAGGAACCGCGCGAGCGCGGTCTCGCCTCCATCGGCATGACGACGTACAACAAACCGGACTACTGCGTCCAGACCCTGCGTAGTCTGGCCGATGCCCCCGACGTCCTGGAATTGATCGACCGCGTCTTCGTGGTGGATCAGGGGGATCAGCTGGTGTCTGATGAACCGGGCTACGGCGAGGTCGCTGAGCGGCTGGGCGACACGCTGGCGATATTGAGGCAGGCCAACCTCGGCGGATCGGGGGGTTTCTCCCGAGCGATGAGCGAGTCGCTGGAGCGTCCAGACACCGCGTTCGTCCAGCTCCTCGATGACGACGTCATCATCGAGCCGGAATCGCTTCGGCGCTCGATCATGTTCGGGCGGTTCGCGTCCCGCCCTCTCCTGGTCGGCGGCCACATGTTCGACCTGCTCGACCGGCCCAAACTGCATGCGTGGGCTGAAGTGGTCGACGAACGGCCCTTCATGTGGCGCAATCTCTTCCAGGAGCGCATGCCCCACCACTTCGGGGAGGCCAATCTGCGGCAGTCCCCCATGCTGCACATGCGCATGGACGCCGATTACAACGGCTGGTGGATGTGCCTCATCCCCACAGAGGTGATCCGCCGCGTGGGGCTGGCGATGCCCGCCTTCATCAAGTGGGACGACGCGGAGTTCTGCCTCCGCGCCCGAGAGGCCGGCTTCCCCACGGTCTCTCTCCCCGGTGCGGCCCTGTGGCATGTGTCTTGGCTGGGCAAGGACGATGCGATCGATTGGCAGGCTTACTTCCATGCGCGCAACCGCCTGGTCGCGGCCCTCTTGCACTCCAATGCCCCGCGCGGTGGCACGTTGCTGCGACACAGCCGCAGAATCGACCTCAAGCACCTGATGATGATGCAGTACTACCCCGTCGCGCTGCGCATGCGTGCGCTGCGGGACGTCCTGTCGGGGCCGCAGCATATGTGGCCGACCTTGGCCACAGCGATGCCGGCAGCTCGCGCCCTGGCGGCTGACTTCCCCGAAACCCGCATCCACAAGGGCACCGACAGCATCCTCCAGGCGCGCCATGGGCGGCAGGTGTTCCGCCGTCTGCGGCGCAACACCTTCGACAGCCCCACCGGTCTTCGCCTGCGGTGGTTCACCCTCGGCACGCTCATCAAGCACTGGTTCCACGTGCCCAGACCGGAGAATCTGGAGACCCCCGAGGTCGAGTTCGGAAAAGGCGACGCCAACTGGTGGCGGCTCCCCCGCTACGACAGCGCGCTCGTCAGTTCGGCGGACGGGTCCGGCAAGAACGTCTACGTGCGCGACCGCGCGGCGTACCGTCGGATGCTGATGGACACCCTGGTCCTGCACTGGCAGCTCAAGCGGCAGTGGCGTCGGCTGGCGTCCGAGTACCGCCGTGCGCTTCCCGACCTCGTCTCCCTGGAAAGCTGGCGCTCCTACTTGCAGGATCCCCGGTGA
- a CDS encoding O-antigen ligase family protein, whose amino-acid sequence MSGAVPLPLPGLPALLASASFARAYTFTTLATVFSAFAIQRVAGEVTFLTIIAGLCVLGVGMLIARRAEYSLVRLAPTTVLMFLIWTLVTLAWTTDRAHTVSGWLSLAATALLAVVVALVRDTLQTVRALGDVLRWLLSISLGLEILSGILLDIPFGFLGIQGRIAELGPIQGIFGTRNLLGFATVIALITFLIEYRTLSVRTGVAVFSVVLGGVTAVLTDSPTVFVLAVAVGVAAAALAVVRSARPERRSVLQWTIGALVVAGVGIGYLLRNRIIDVLGAGTDFSLRTDLWRTLFPFVRFRPVEGWGWYGPWTATDYPFIAINLSLGESHASALNAYLDVLVQAGWVGLLLFLALALIALVRAWLVASERRSVVHAWTPLVLIALLVDSLFESFTLSGFGWFMLVLCAVRAGQSRSWRERVGAMDDPSAPELLPLPGDAQGLGGGRG is encoded by the coding sequence GTGAGCGGGGCTGTGCCGCTTCCCCTCCCGGGCCTTCCGGCACTGCTGGCCTCGGCATCCTTCGCGCGCGCCTACACCTTCACGACGCTCGCGACGGTCTTCTCCGCGTTCGCGATCCAGCGCGTCGCCGGTGAGGTGACGTTCCTCACGATCATCGCGGGCCTGTGCGTGCTCGGGGTGGGGATGCTGATCGCCCGGCGCGCGGAGTACTCCCTCGTGCGCCTGGCACCCACGACGGTGCTGATGTTCCTGATCTGGACGCTCGTGACCCTCGCATGGACCACCGACCGCGCCCACACCGTGTCGGGATGGCTGTCCCTGGCGGCCACCGCCCTGCTGGCCGTCGTGGTCGCCCTCGTCCGTGACACTCTGCAGACGGTGCGCGCCCTCGGCGACGTCCTGCGCTGGCTGCTGTCGATCTCGCTCGGGCTGGAGATCCTCTCCGGGATCCTCCTGGACATCCCCTTCGGATTCCTCGGCATTCAGGGGCGCATCGCCGAGCTCGGCCCCATCCAGGGCATCTTCGGTACGCGCAACCTCCTGGGCTTCGCCACGGTCATCGCCCTGATCACGTTCCTCATCGAGTACCGCACGCTCTCGGTGCGCACCGGAGTGGCCGTCTTCTCCGTGGTCCTCGGCGGCGTCACCGCCGTGCTCACCGACTCCCCCACCGTGTTCGTCCTCGCCGTCGCCGTGGGCGTGGCCGCCGCCGCGCTGGCCGTCGTCCGCAGCGCCCGGCCCGAACGGCGCAGCGTCCTGCAGTGGACGATCGGCGCCCTGGTGGTCGCCGGTGTCGGCATCGGCTATCTGCTGCGCAACCGCATCATCGACGTCCTCGGCGCCGGAACCGACTTCTCCCTGCGCACCGACCTGTGGCGGACCCTCTTCCCCTTCGTGCGGTTCCGGCCGGTGGAGGGGTGGGGATGGTACGGGCCGTGGACGGCGACCGACTACCCCTTCATCGCGATCAACCTGAGCCTCGGCGAATCCCACGCCTCCGCCCTCAACGCCTACCTTGACGTCCTCGTGCAGGCCGGATGGGTGGGGCTCCTGCTGTTCCTGGCGCTGGCGCTGATCGCGCTCGTACGCGCATGGCTGGTCGCCAGCGAGCGCCGGTCGGTCGTCCACGCCTGGACGCCGCTCGTCCTCATCGCGCTGCTGGTGGACTCGCTGTTCGAGAGCTTCACCCTCAGCGGCTTCGGCTGGTTCATGCTCGTGCTGTGCGCCGTGCGCGCGGGCCAGAGCCGGTCGTGGCGCGAGCGCGTGGGGGCGATGGACGACCCGAGTGCCCCGGAGCTCCTGCCGCTTCCCGGCGACGCTCAGGGCCTGGGCGGCGGGCGCGGGTAG